The following proteins are encoded in a genomic region of Opitutus sp.:
- a CDS encoding glycoside hydrolase family 9 protein: MNSAIAFARFGLLLGLIWASLHACSPLHAASAPLGPTSEAPLRLIPPAVGDHSLRALTPTWLELRLITTQAPPPAGVERWNFVTPDGRCATPEPGSFQVTSDGQIIPVVTVGFKRRVSSATLLERDLRVENSLYLQLVHPLTAGQTVVVTQAAGLLGPAKETFAVTLEPLRTSPAIHVNQEGYAPAFPKQARLGYYLGNLGELPTAEFTEFSIRNATTGETVHWGKLTARRDVGYDYSPKPYQQVLLADFSALTTPGDYTLVVAELGSSLPFRIDDGLAMNWLRTYALGLYHQRCGQALDLPFTRFTHAACHGAPASVPIPQAAYAATWTTIASKSAPGPLQTAPQLIDETTQLYPFVNQGKIDVAGGHHDAGDYSKYTINVATLVHLLMFTADALPTAGALDNLGLPESGDGIGDILQEAKIEADYLAKLQDADGGFYFLVYPENREYEGDVTLQSGDTGDSQVVWPKNTSATAAGVAALAQCASSPAFKRHYPEIAASYLEKARLGWRFLQTAIARHGLEGSYQKITFYGDEFGHLDELTWAATELYLATGDADYQRQLFLWFPDSAAPTTRRWGWTHLYASYGHAIRSYAFAVRTGRLRPEQLDRLHLAKCRTELAAAADDAVRWTRQNAYGSAFPEPVKRFRAGGWYFSLDQAADLAVAYQLWPRADYFEAIVSNLNYEGGTNPLNLCFLTGLGSKRPQVIVHQFANTDHRALPPTGFPLGNIQAGFDWLPLYGREPGELTFPADDAPIAPYPFYDRWADLWNTSAEFMTVNHARSLLALSALLDPKAAATPWRSGTARIRVPTAPVPVGTEVTLEVKVDDLDLRHARIVWDGLQQAPAGGVTYRFTPVKEGPQWVEVEVAWPDGRRVFSKATFTCVAPGAAAMAAAAGTETPPR, from the coding sequence ATGAATTCCGCAATCGCATTCGCCCGCTTCGGTCTGCTCCTCGGTCTAATCTGGGCCTCGCTGCACGCCTGCTCACCCTTGCACGCCGCGAGCGCTCCGCTCGGCCCAACCTCGGAAGCCCCACTGCGATTAATCCCCCCGGCCGTGGGTGACCACAGCCTGCGCGCGTTAACCCCGACCTGGTTGGAGCTGCGGCTTATCACCACGCAGGCCCCGCCCCCGGCCGGCGTGGAGCGCTGGAACTTCGTCACGCCCGATGGCCGTTGCGCCACGCCCGAGCCAGGCTCGTTTCAAGTCACCAGCGATGGCCAAATCATCCCAGTGGTGACCGTTGGGTTTAAACGGCGCGTCAGCTCGGCCACGCTGCTCGAACGCGATCTGCGGGTGGAGAACTCACTTTACCTGCAACTCGTCCACCCGTTGACCGCAGGCCAAACGGTGGTGGTCACGCAAGCCGCGGGGCTGCTCGGACCCGCCAAGGAAACCTTCGCCGTCACTCTGGAGCCGTTACGCACCAGCCCGGCGATCCATGTTAACCAGGAGGGCTACGCGCCGGCCTTCCCCAAGCAGGCGCGCCTCGGCTACTACCTGGGCAACCTCGGCGAATTGCCCACCGCCGAGTTCACCGAGTTTTCGATCCGCAACGCCACCACCGGTGAGACGGTCCACTGGGGCAAGCTAACCGCCCGCCGTGATGTGGGCTACGATTACAGCCCAAAACCCTACCAACAGGTCTTGTTGGCCGATTTCAGTGCGCTCACCACACCTGGCGACTACACCCTGGTGGTGGCCGAATTGGGCTCGTCGCTACCCTTCCGCATCGACGACGGGCTGGCGATGAACTGGCTGCGCACCTATGCCCTCGGGCTCTACCATCAACGCTGCGGCCAAGCCCTCGACTTGCCCTTCACGCGGTTTACCCACGCCGCCTGTCACGGCGCCCCCGCCTCGGTGCCGATACCTCAGGCGGCCTACGCCGCGACCTGGACCACGATTGCCTCCAAGAGCGCCCCGGGCCCGCTCCAAACCGCCCCGCAGCTCATCGATGAAACCACGCAGCTTTACCCCTTCGTCAACCAGGGTAAAATCGACGTCGCCGGGGGCCACCACGACGCCGGCGATTACAGCAAGTACACGATCAACGTGGCCACGCTGGTTCACCTGCTGATGTTCACCGCCGACGCCCTGCCGACGGCCGGCGCGCTCGACAACCTTGGCCTGCCCGAGAGCGGCGACGGCATCGGCGACATTCTGCAAGAAGCCAAAATCGAGGCCGACTATCTGGCCAAGCTCCAGGACGCCGACGGTGGGTTTTACTTTTTGGTCTACCCGGAAAACCGCGAATACGAGGGCGATGTCACGCTCCAGTCTGGCGACACCGGAGACTCGCAGGTGGTTTGGCCCAAAAACACCTCAGCCACCGCCGCCGGGGTGGCGGCCCTCGCGCAATGCGCCTCCTCCCCGGCGTTTAAACGCCACTACCCGGAGATCGCGGCGAGTTACCTGGAAAAGGCCCGGCTGGGCTGGAGATTTCTGCAAACCGCCATCGCCCGCCACGGACTGGAAGGCTCCTACCAAAAGATCACTTTTTATGGAGACGAGTTTGGCCACCTCGACGAACTGACGTGGGCCGCTACGGAACTGTATCTGGCCACGGGTGACGCCGACTACCAGCGGCAGCTTTTTTTGTGGTTTCCTGATTCCGCCGCCCCAACCACCCGCCGCTGGGGTTGGACGCACCTGTATGCTTCCTACGGCCACGCCATCCGCAGCTACGCCTTTGCCGTGCGCACCGGTCGCCTGCGCCCCGAACAACTCGATCGCCTGCACCTCGCCAAATGCCGTACCGAGCTGGCGGCGGCGGCTGACGACGCCGTGCGCTGGACCCGGCAGAACGCCTACGGGTCGGCGTTCCCCGAGCCGGTGAAACGCTTTCGCGCCGGCGGCTGGTATTTTTCGCTGGATCAGGCCGCCGATCTAGCGGTGGCCTACCAACTCTGGCCGCGCGCAGACTATTTTGAGGCCATCGTGAGCAATTTGAATTACGAGGGCGGCACCAACCCGCTCAACCTGTGTTTTCTGACCGGACTGGGAAGCAAACGCCCGCAGGTGATCGTGCATCAATTCGCCAACACCGACCACCGCGCGCTCCCGCCCACCGGTTTCCCTTTGGGCAACATCCAGGCCGGCTTCGACTGGTTGCCGCTCTACGGCCGCGAACCGGGCGAACTGACCTTCCCTGCCGACGACGCCCCGATCGCGCCCTACCCTTTCTACGACCGCTGGGCGGACCTATGGAATACCTCCGCCGAATTCATGACCGTGAACCACGCCCGCAGCCTGCTTGCGCTCAGCGCACTACTCGACCCGAAGGCCGCCGCGACTCCCTGGCGCTCCGGCACCGCCCGTATCCGTGTACCGACTGCGCCCGTGCCGGTCGGCACTGAGGTCACACTGGAAGTGAAAGTTGACGATCTCGACCTGCGCCACGCCCGGATCGTTTGGGATGGCCTCCAGCAAGCACCGGCGGGAGGGGTAACTTACCGCTTCACGCCGGTGAAAGAAGGCCCCCAGTGGGTCGAAGTCGAGGTCGCCTGGCCGGATGGCCGCCGGGTGTTTTCCAAAGCCACGTTCACCTGTGTTGCCCCAGGTGCAGCGGCGATGGCCGCGGCAGCCGGCACGGAAACTCCGCCGCGTTAA
- a CDS encoding HDOD domain-containing protein has translation MTHFTQVDINWLKAASARLPSSSKLIDTLYRAIQQPDVDIDHVVRLVSMDVAITGRLLRMANSACYTRGETVTSLDQALVWLGAFQAYRVACITVSAQLCEQNLPVYHISADRLLANSIAMAVGMEVIAKQTSLDHKAAYTIGLMHNLGRILLQRLALQMEIPAGAGDLPNIQAVINWERETFGYAHGELGGAVLALWGMNPLFTQVLTHQHDIQKAADPEVRRWSALLHLTASVVAGTEFGLGVTSDSWPISEGVFVDAGLPQLDILKLSQEITTATKALCEQSGFVLAPTGSSSLSSGKN, from the coding sequence ATGACCCATTTCACCCAGGTTGACATCAACTGGCTGAAGGCCGCTTCCGCCCGCCTTCCTTCCTCCTCCAAGCTTATTGATACGCTTTACCGCGCCATCCAACAGCCCGATGTCGATATCGACCACGTTGTCCGCCTAGTTTCGATGGACGTCGCCATCACGGGCCGCCTGTTGCGCATGGCCAACAGCGCTTGTTACACGCGCGGCGAGACCGTCACCAGTTTGGACCAAGCCCTCGTCTGGCTGGGGGCGTTTCAGGCCTACCGGGTCGCCTGCATCACGGTATCAGCCCAACTCTGTGAGCAAAACCTGCCCGTTTATCATATTTCCGCTGACCGGCTGCTCGCCAATTCCATCGCCATGGCGGTGGGCATGGAGGTGATCGCAAAACAAACCAGCCTCGATCATAAAGCTGCTTACACCATCGGCTTGATGCATAATCTGGGGCGGATTTTACTCCAAAGACTCGCCTTGCAAATGGAGATTCCGGCCGGAGCCGGCGACCTGCCTAACATCCAAGCGGTGATCAACTGGGAGCGCGAAACCTTTGGCTACGCCCACGGCGAGCTGGGCGGCGCGGTTCTCGCGTTGTGGGGAATGAATCCCCTGTTTACCCAGGTTTTAACGCATCAGCACGACATCCAAAAGGCGGCGGACCCCGAGGTGCGCCGTTGGAGCGCCCTGTTACACCTCACCGCCTCGGTAGTCGCGGGCACCGAGTTCGGCCTGGGCGTCACCAGCGACTCGTGGCCGATTTCGGAGGGCGTTTTTGTCGACGCGGGCCTTCCCCAATTGGACATCCTGAAACTCAGTCAGGAGATTACGACGGCGACCAAAGCCCTCTGTGAGCAGAGCGGCTTTGTCCTCGCTCCAACGGGCTCGAGCTCACTGTCATCCGGCAAAAATTGA
- a CDS encoding HDOD domain-containing protein, translated as MTLSETSHPHGNVKRLTNDQQCLLTITDSLNASGQILGLLNLAISNPRTTIPEIATILRRDVMLSARIIRISNSAFFVRTSNICKTIEDALQRVGMREIARLIATATMQGMAPPRLRAYGISGDQYNKSVLFTASASQLIAAEVKMDPNVAYLAGLMRPLGILVLNKWAEQQFSHVDKLEWGGAESLLQWEHNTFGLNHIEVSSFITRKWGFPASVSDSIEKSTDQLACVNESPMSLILQTAETLAESNRATFHALQSGSMLRKDRLDALGIKSVQLVEISRGALNQSRNFSN; from the coding sequence ATGACTTTGAGTGAAACTTCCCATCCACACGGCAACGTGAAGCGGCTGACCAATGACCAGCAGTGCCTGTTGACCATTACTGATTCACTGAATGCTTCGGGGCAAATCCTCGGGTTGCTCAACTTGGCGATCAGTAACCCGCGCACCACGATCCCCGAAATCGCCACGATTCTGCGGCGCGACGTGATGCTCTCGGCGCGGATCATTCGCATCTCCAATTCAGCGTTTTTTGTGCGCACCTCGAATATCTGTAAAACCATCGAGGATGCGTTGCAGCGTGTCGGCATGCGCGAGATTGCCCGCCTCATCGCCACGGCTACCATGCAGGGCATGGCTCCGCCTCGGCTGCGCGCCTACGGCATCTCCGGCGACCAGTACAATAAAAGCGTCCTGTTTACCGCCTCCGCCAGCCAACTCATTGCAGCGGAGGTTAAAATGGATCCCAACGTGGCTTACCTCGCCGGCCTGATGCGCCCGCTCGGTATTCTGGTGCTCAATAAATGGGCAGAACAGCAGTTTTCTCACGTCGATAAACTGGAGTGGGGTGGCGCCGAGTCACTCCTGCAGTGGGAGCATAACACTTTTGGGCTTAACCACATCGAGGTCTCCAGTTTCATCACGCGCAAGTGGGGCTTCCCCGCCTCGGTCAGCGACAGCATCGAGAAATCCACCGACCAACTCGCCTGTGTTAACGAGTCGCCGATGTCCCTGATTTTGCAAACGGCGGAGACTTTGGCCGAAAGCAACCGGGCGACTTTCCACGCCCTGCAAAGTGGCTCTATGCTACGCAAGGACCGGCTCGACGCCCTCGGGATTAAATCCGTGCAACTGGTCGAAATCAGCCGCGGTGCCCTCAACCAATCCCGTAACTTTTCCAATTAA
- a CDS encoding KUP/HAK/KT family potassium transporter: MHNHQASVSKAAQASLCLGALGVVFGDIGTSPLYAMRECLVHLPPTMARADGVLGVLSLMFWALTFIVSFKYLHYVTKADNRGEGGIFALLALGHARGDAPTIYGDRRGLGWGTVLILLGAALLYGDGVITPAISVLGAAEGLKNFVPDLTQHSIVIISVVILALLFVSQSKGTKLIGSIFGPVMLAWFLALGALGTWHLAQDPTVLRAINPLYGYRLLANNPGFAAAILGAIVLTVTGAEALYADMGHFGRRYIAIAWYGMACPALLLNYFGQGAWAISHPLSTENPFFQLAPAGPIQFVLVILSIFAAIIASQALISGTFSLTRQAIQLGYFPRLKILHTNAEHEGQIYIPLINWALALGSIWIVFEFKSSEALAAAYGIAVTGTMAVTTFAFYRASRVRWKWSRGKALGLCGLFIVVDLTLLGANAHKFEDGGWLPVGMALAVLAVMHTWKSGRNEIQEKVYGGAINELELSQVAKSKNIVRVPGSAVFMVATSKGTPLALLHHLKANKCLQQTVVLLTIVTEEVPNVNDEERMTLECLGEGIWRAVGRYGYMESPSVNKLVDRIRGQGVPVTAHGTTYYFNREMIITGGNAKMFEWQKSLYAFLSRNARPIKDYYQILPTQIIEIGLPVQL; encoded by the coding sequence ATGCATAATCACCAAGCGTCGGTGTCAAAAGCTGCACAAGCCAGTCTCTGTTTGGGGGCGTTGGGGGTGGTTTTTGGCGACATCGGCACGAGTCCGCTTTACGCGATGCGCGAGTGTTTGGTGCACCTGCCGCCAACCATGGCGCGCGCCGACGGGGTGCTCGGGGTCTTGTCGCTGATGTTTTGGGCGCTCACTTTTATTGTCAGTTTTAAGTACCTGCATTACGTCACCAAGGCGGACAACCGCGGTGAAGGTGGTATCTTTGCCTTGCTCGCCCTTGGCCATGCTCGCGGCGATGCTCCGACCATTTATGGCGATCGGCGCGGGTTAGGCTGGGGAACGGTGCTGATTTTGCTGGGAGCAGCCTTGCTGTACGGCGACGGGGTAATTACGCCCGCTATTTCGGTACTTGGTGCAGCCGAGGGGTTAAAAAACTTTGTTCCAGATCTGACGCAGCACTCCATTGTGATTATTTCGGTGGTCATTCTCGCACTGCTGTTCGTGAGTCAGAGTAAGGGCACCAAGCTCATTGGGAGCATTTTCGGGCCGGTGATGTTGGCGTGGTTTCTCGCTCTCGGGGCGCTTGGCACGTGGCATCTGGCGCAAGACCCGACGGTTCTCAGGGCGATCAACCCGCTTTATGGTTATCGCCTGCTGGCCAACAATCCGGGCTTTGCCGCGGCCATACTCGGCGCGATCGTTTTGACGGTCACCGGGGCCGAGGCGCTTTATGCCGACATGGGCCACTTCGGCCGGCGTTACATCGCAATTGCTTGGTATGGAATGGCCTGCCCGGCTTTGTTGCTCAACTATTTCGGTCAAGGCGCCTGGGCCATCAGCCATCCGCTCAGCACCGAGAATCCGTTTTTTCAGTTGGCCCCCGCCGGCCCGATTCAGTTCGTGCTCGTGATCCTATCGATTTTCGCGGCCATCATCGCCAGCCAGGCCTTGATCTCAGGCACGTTCTCTTTGACCCGCCAAGCCATCCAATTGGGCTACTTTCCGCGTCTTAAGATCCTGCACACCAATGCCGAACACGAGGGGCAAATCTACATCCCGTTGATCAACTGGGCGCTGGCGCTCGGCTCGATCTGGATTGTTTTTGAGTTTAAGTCCTCCGAGGCCCTGGCTGCCGCCTACGGCATCGCGGTCACTGGCACGATGGCCGTGACCACCTTTGCTTTTTATCGGGCGAGCCGGGTGCGCTGGAAGTGGTCACGCGGAAAAGCCCTGGGGCTGTGCGGGCTCTTCATTGTGGTGGATCTGACTTTGTTGGGGGCCAACGCCCATAAATTCGAGGACGGCGGCTGGCTGCCGGTGGGCATGGCCCTCGCCGTGCTCGCTGTCATGCACACGTGGAAAAGCGGGCGTAACGAGATACAGGAAAAGGTCTATGGTGGCGCCATCAACGAGCTGGAATTGTCGCAAGTTGCGAAAAGTAAAAACATCGTGCGCGTGCCCGGCAGCGCGGTGTTTATGGTGGCCACTTCCAAAGGCACACCGTTGGCCTTGCTGCACCACCTCAAGGCCAACAAATGCCTTCAGCAAACCGTTGTGCTGCTGACCATTGTGACCGAAGAGGTGCCCAACGTGAATGACGAGGAGCGCATGACACTCGAGTGTTTGGGCGAGGGGATTTGGCGCGCCGTAGGTCGCTACGGCTACATGGAGTCGCCCTCGGTCAACAAGCTGGTGGATCGCATCCGGGGCCAAGGCGTGCCGGTCACCGCGCACGGCACCACCTATTATTTCAACCGCGAAATGATCATCACCGGTGGTAACGCCAAGATGTTCGAGTGGCAGAAATCGCTCTACGCCTTCCTCAGTCGCAACGCCCGCCCGATCAAGGATTATTACCAAATCCTGCCCACGCAGATCATCGAGATCGGCCTGCCCGTGCAGCTTTGA
- the menB gene encoding 1,4-dihydroxy-2-naphthoyl-CoA synthase has translation MSLPDWKVAKTYTDILYHKAEGIAKITINRPEKRNAFRPETAMELHDALIDAREDLSVGVVLLTGAGPHSDGKYAFCSGGDQSVRGHAGYVGGDGVPRLNILDVQKLIRSMPKVVIALIAGYAIGGGHVLHLVCDLSIAADNAICGQVGPKMGSFDGGFGSSYLARIVGQKKAREIWYLCRQYNAQQALDMGLVNTVVPLAQLEAEGVQWAREIMGHSPLAIRCLKSAFNADVDGQSGLQELAGNATLLYYMSEEAKEFHGAQREKRKPDARKFPWLP, from the coding sequence ATGAGTCTCCCTGATTGGAAAGTCGCCAAGACCTACACCGACATCCTCTACCACAAGGCCGAGGGTATCGCCAAAATCACCATTAACCGCCCCGAGAAGCGCAACGCCTTCCGGCCCGAGACGGCCATGGAGTTGCACGACGCGCTGATTGACGCCCGCGAGGACCTGTCGGTGGGCGTGGTGCTGCTCACCGGAGCCGGTCCGCACAGCGACGGCAAGTACGCGTTTTGCTCCGGCGGCGACCAAAGCGTGCGCGGTCACGCCGGCTACGTGGGCGGCGACGGCGTGCCGCGCCTCAACATCCTGGATGTGCAAAAGCTCATCCGCTCCATGCCTAAGGTGGTCATCGCGCTGATCGCCGGGTACGCCATCGGCGGCGGCCACGTGTTGCACCTGGTTTGCGATCTGTCGATCGCGGCCGACAATGCCATTTGCGGCCAAGTGGGGCCCAAGATGGGCAGCTTCGACGGCGGCTTTGGCTCCAGTTATCTGGCGCGCATCGTCGGCCAGAAAAAGGCCCGCGAAATCTGGTACCTGTGCCGCCAATATAACGCGCAGCAGGCCCTCGACATGGGACTGGTTAACACCGTCGTTCCGCTGGCCCAACTCGAAGCCGAGGGCGTGCAGTGGGCCCGCGAAATCATGGGGCACAGCCCCCTGGCGATTCGCTGCCTCAAGAGCGCCTTTAACGCCGATGTGGATGGCCAAAGCGGTCTGCAGGAACTCGCCGGTAACGCCACCCTACTCTATTACATGAGCGAGGAGGCCAAGGAATTCCACGGCGCCCAACGTGAGAAGCGCAAACCCGACGCGCGCAAGTTCCCCTGGCTGCCGTAA